The Granulicella arctica genome segment TACTTCAAAATCATTAACACCATCAGCCAGTACGCAGGGGCATTCGTTCAGGACGATTGGAGAGCAACCGATAATCTGACACTCAATCTTGGCCTGCGCTACGAAATCTTATTCCCCAGGACGGAGAGAAAGAACCGTCAAACGTACTTCGATCCGACGATCCCTTCCCCGCTGGCCGGAATTCCCGGACTTTTGGGCGGCATTGAATACACTGGAGCGGGAGGCAACCCACGCACCCAGTCCAACACCGCTTATAACAACGTGTCCCCGCGCATCGGCTTCGCCTATCATCCGCTCAAAAATCTCGTTTTTCAGGGCGGATTCGGCATCTTTTATGCAATCAATGGCAGCGAAGCCGCCGCAACGGTCAACCAGACCGGTTACCGGGCTGACAGCACGTACTTTGGAACCGCAGGAAATAGCGGCATTTTCCCGGGAAACTTCCTCTCGAATCCCTATCCGGGCGGGTCGTTTGTGCCGGTGACCGGAAATACTCTTGGGCTCGTTACCGGCACTGGCGGCAGCATATCTGCCCCGATGCGTCGATCTCTGACACCTTACACAGAAAACTACAACTTCGCGGTGCAATATCAGTTCCCGGCGAACTGGATGGTGGAAACCCGTTATGTTGGGTCTCACGGAGTTCAGCTGCTCTACGCCGCATCGATCAACCAGTTGCCTGACAGCTACCTGGCTATGGGAAGCAAGCTGTTAACCCCTGTCGCTAATCCACTTGACGGGCAAGTGCAGGTCTCCGGCCCGCTCTCCGGCAAGACCGTTCAGCAGCGCTACCTTCTGGCGCCCTTTCCGCAATTCACCGGTGTTTCTATTGTCAGCCGTAACGGAGCGATCTCTCATTATGATTCAGTTCAAGTGAAGCTCCAAAAGAAGTTCAGCGAAAAACTCACTCTGCTTGTCTCCTACACAGGTGGAAAGACTTTAGACGATGGCGCTGTCAATAATGCGAACGTTACGCCCGCAAGCCAGGGATCGGAGACCTATCAGGACGCGAGCATCCCACTGTTCCAAGACATGTACGGACTCTCTACGACGGACGTCTCGCGGAATTTCGTAGCTAGTTTCGTGTATACGCTACCGTTCGGGCACGGGGAGCGTTTTGGCTCGGGATGGAACCGGTACGTGAATGCTATGTTTGGCGGCTACCAGATCAATGGGATCGTTACCGCCCAGACCGGCACTCCACTGGCCTTCTCTGCGAGCAACGTCGCGAATATATTCAATCCCGGAGAACGTCCGAATTGGAATGGGCAGAATGCGAAACTCTCCGGAAGTGTTGAAAGCCGACTCAAGAAGTACTTCAACACTGCAAATTTCTCCCAGCCCGCGGTATACACCTTTGGAAATATGTCTGGAACCTCGGGCTACTTGAGAAATCCTGGGGTCGCAAATTTAGATATATCGAGCTTCAAGACCTTTGCACTCCCAAAAGATTGCAAGCTTGAACTTCATGCGGAGGCTTTCAACATTCTCAATAAGCCGGCCTTCGGACCTCCCAATACGAGCGTCAACTCAGCATCCTTCGGAGTAGTCAGCAGTCAGATCAATGTTCCCCGCCAGATTCAGGTCGCCGCTAAGATCCTGTTCTGATCTGGGCAGACCGTCCCAACTGCTTGCGGCCAATTGTTCTCTCAGCGGTCGATGGTTTCATGTTACTCATTGACCGCACGAAAGGCATTGGCCGCAGATATACCCGCAAGACGAGCCAAGAGAGGTAAATTGATTTCTAAGCACAACGAGATTGGCCTGATGGTTATAGCTGGCCTCGCGCTGTTGCCTGGTATAGGTTCAGCACAGCACATAGCCATCCCATCCCATGTGGCAACCACTCACCCAAGAGTCGCGACGTTGCCTGGAGACTCGCAGGCAGAGATACGCAAGCTGGGAAGAAGCGATGATGCCTCGAGGCAGATCGTGCAAGCCGCCGAGCAGGAATTGGCGCCGCTTATGGCGCATGTAAAGACTGACCCTATGTGGCTGGCGTCCCGGCTTCAGATGTATTGGAAGACACACGCGACCGAAGTCTACAACGCTGGAGACAGCTTCGATCACACCGATGGACACGCGCCCGTTGCCACAGTGCGCTATCCGGGATCACGCAATCCAGCGGTTCCCTACCGTGCGCCCAAGCTCGAAGATGTTCCGGCGTACGAGGATGAAACCAAAGGCGTATATGCCGTAAATGAGTCGTCGCCGGGAGAACCCTTCGTATGGGTCGAACCCTCGAAGGCCGGCCGCATCGTCGATGCGATCAACAGCGGCATATTGCGGAAGGCAGAGACCGCCGCCCGGCTTTACTGGATCACGGGAGATGAAGCGTATGCCCGATTCGCATTCACCGTCTTCGATACCTACATGCGCGGAATGTACTACCGGCATGAGCCAGTCGATCTAAACCACGGGCATAGTCAGACAATCTATGGGATGTCGACGTTCGAAGTCATCCAAGAAGGCGTCCTCCAGACCCTCGCAGATACTTACGATTTTCTGCACGACTACATCAAAGTCCATGACTTGAACGCACTCCCCATCTATGCCGACACATTCCGTAAGTGGATCGACGTAACGATGCTTAACGGGGTGCCATTCAACAACTGGGACCTGATTCAGGCGCGTTTCGCGATTAACGTAGCGCTGGTGCTGGATGACGACAGCGCCTACGCAGACAGGCGAGGGGCCGAGTTTTACATCAATCAGGTTCTAAACGAGGACTCAACGAGGCAATGGTCGTTAGGGAAGCTGGCTGCCCGCGGCTTCGATACCGAAACCGGCATCTGGTTTGAGTCTCCCGGTTACTCGATGGGCGTGGTGAACGACTTCATTGCGCTCATCAACTCACTTGATACGGCGTTAGGCACCGACCTACTGCTCGATTTGCCAATCGTAGGGAAGGCGGTGACCGCGACCGCACAATACACCTTTCCCAACGGTTACACAGCGGGCTGGGGGGACTCGCACTATGGTCTATTGAACCCATCGGCGGCAAAAGAGATGGCGAAGAATGGAAGGATGCACCATCGTCGGGAGCAGGAGGTTTCCTTTACGGGGATGGCGAAGGCACTCGCCAATCTCCCCGGTGCCTCCCCGAAGGGAGGCGGCCTGTCCCACGACAGCGTTCCTCTCGATGAGTTATTCAATCGCGCGGCGTTCCAGCTTGATCCATCGGTTCCGGCATCAAAACTGGGCGATCTAGTGACACCGACCTTTAGCGCACCCAATGTGAGCTACTTTGTACAGAGAGTAGGAACGGATGCACGCGATGGGCTGACTATCGCGGAAGCTGGATCACTTGGAAACCACCAGCACGCGAACGGAATCACTATTGAATTGTTTGGCAAAGGCTTAGTCCTGGCACCGGATAGTGGAATTGGCTCAAACTACTTTCAGGCCGACCATAATGAGTACTATGCACAATTTCCCGCACACAACACCGTCGTAGTCGATGGCATCTCGTCGTATCCAACTATGATGAGCCACCACAGCTTTACGGTAAACCATGCATACCCCGATCCGAAAGAACCACGGCAAGCCTTGGAGTCGTCGGTCACATTCAATGATGTTTCATTCCTTGAACCGGAGACGAACGCCGATCAACGACGGGTGATGAGCATTGTGGGGAAGGGCGTCGCGGATGGATATTACGTCGACATCTTTCGTTCGCACCGCCGTGACGGACGAGATCTGAAGAACGATTACTTCTTTCACGGGCTCGGTCAAAGCTTGGACGTTGCCGATGCACACGGAGGCCTGCTCGAGAGCCGCACGACCGAGAAGTTGACCTTCGCCGACGAAGAGTTGAGCGCGTATGACTACCTCTACGACAAACATCAATTCGCAGCAGCAAGTGTCTATAGAGCGGTATATCGGTTGAAATTGCCGAACCAGCCTGAAGCTGACTTGATGCTTTGGATGACTGGCGGCCCAGGGCGTGTGCTGTTCCGCGTGAAGTCGCCCCCCGCGACCGGGTTAGGCGATATGATTCCAAAGAATGTTGCGAAGCTTCCATTGGAGACGTTGGTGATGCGTCAGACAGGCGAAGCGTGGGACCGTCCGTTTGTCAATGTGATCGCTCCAAGTGACCCGAATCACCCCTCAACGATTCAGTCAGTCGAGGAAATGGCAACGCCTGGAGCGCCTGCCGGGTTTGTATGGCTGGTCGTACGACACACGGATGGAACTTCGGAGGCGATCTTCAGCAACGTTACCGGCGGACCCGCTGTCCAATGCGGACAAACGACAGTTCAGGCGACATACGCCATGGAGGAATCGGGATCGGAAGGAACGCGAGTGCTCTTCCTGGAAGGCGGCTCACTCATTCGCGCGGGCGACGGTGCCTCGCTCCGTCTGGAGCACGCCGGCTCCGCCTTATTTCGCCGCGATGGCAGCAGTATGCGGCTCTCATCGAGCGGTGATGGATCGCTGACTCTGCCGGCCAAGGATTCTCACGAGGCTAACCTCGTCGTGGAGGTTCCAGGCGGGACCGCATTGCACTTTGCCGCCCAAAAGACGACCGAGGGCGGCAAGGCTGTCGACGTATACCGTCTGTCGCGGCTGCCGATTTCGTCAGCCCACTTCCAATAAACCTTCCGCTTCGTCAACAACCGTATGCCTGAATCGGCGAGGGACAACGTTCCGTCGATCTTCCGTTTGAGTGGAATGGTACTTGCCATTGAATTGCCCGACGTTTTGTGCCAGTGAGAAGGAAGCTAGTGTCGTCGCAAAAGCGTCTCCGCGACAAAGATATTTTCACTTCCGAAGAGTTCCAAAATTTACTGCAACAACTTTTTCAGTACGCGACTGGAGACGAGCATTCGGCCTGCTCTAATTCGGGCGGCCATCATCGGCAAACAAATCGGCTGCCACAGCTTCCGTCATTCGCTGGCGACGAATCTGTGAATGCTCAGCGTCGACATCCAGGCTGCTCAGGAACTGTTGCTGCACGCGAGCAGCCGGACGACACTCGATATCTACACACAGGCCGTATCCCATCAGAAGCGGGATGCGAACTCAAAGGTTGTTGAGATGTTGAGATAATGCTTTCGCTGGAAATGAAGAAATTTCAGCAACCTTCAGCAACCTCGACAGAATTGGCAGCTACCAGCTAACACCTGCAAACAGTTGTGACTGGAGGTTGTTTGGTGGACCTGATCGGGATCGAACCGATGACCTCTTCCATGCCATGGAAGCGCGCTATAGGCGTTTTGTTGACGGTAAAGGACTTATGAGTCGGTACAGTCGGCCAAAACGGCCCAATCGCCGCTAAATGCTACCAATTTGCTACCAAAATCCTAACCGAGCAGGGACGGGCTGTCCCGTGGGGGAGCAGCCCGATTTTCTTCCTTCATGTGTCCGTCGCTTCTGACTGTAGCCTCATCGCGCGACAATCTATAAATGCTCAAACATGCACGTATCGACAATATAAAACTTGTCATATTGACAGTGTTCGCCTATATTTAACTTGTCATGCGCAGTGAGTTCAGAAATCTTCGTTTGAAACAACTGGATCGCGCCTTGGAGCCCTACCGCGCGGCGCGGAAGGAACCGCGTCCGTCAAAGGGATGGATACGTGCCATTCGTCAGGCACTTGGAATCTCTTCGGGGGAGCTGGCGCGAAGGCTCGGGACGAGCCGCCAACTGCCCTTGCAACTGGAAAAGAGCGAGGCGGAAGACCGCATCACCCTGAAGAGCCTACGCGCCGCAGCCAACGCGCTCGACTGCGATTTAGTCTATGCCCTCGTTCCACGAACTGACAGTATGCAGGAACTCATCGAGAACCGCGCACGCTCCGAGGCGAAAAATCGCGTTCTTGGGGTCGAACATTCGATGGCGCTTGAGAATCAAGCGGTCGGACGAATCGACGAAGCGGTTGAAACGGAAACGCAACGGCTCGTCAGAAAGCGCACATCCCGATGACTCTATTTACTACGGGAGACGGCAATACACCGCTGTCTCCTGACGAGCAGGCCGACCTCATTCCTGACCTCACCACAAAGGAAGAATTGAATGAGTGGGAACGCCAGAACATCCTCGAAGCGGCTGCATGGGCGTTCGATCCGCGCAACTTGAATCGACAAGACCCATTCTCCGAAACCTACGTGAGAGAACTGCACCTGCGCATGTTCGACCAGACGTGGAAGTGGGCAGGGGTCTACCGCACAACGGAAAAGAACATTGGCATACCTCACTACCAAATCCGCGATGCGCTGCCGGCTTTGCTGGGCGATGTGCGTTATTGGGTAGAACATCAGATCTTCGAACCAGACGAGCTTGCTATTCGGTTTCACCATAGGCTCGTCTGGATTCACCCGTTCGCAAACGGAAACGGTCGTCACGCCCGACTCATGGCGGATGTCGTCGTGCAGCGATTAGGTCGGCCAGCGTTTACCTGGGGTAGCGCAGACATCGTGAAAGCCGGTGACTTCCGGCGCAGTTACATCGACGCTCTTCGCGATGCCGATAAGAATAATATTCAATCCCTAGTGGCCTTTGCTCGCTCATGAGATGCTCGAGAAGTCACCGGTTTGAATCTAGGCTCTTTTGTGCGTTCAAGACGCACCTCTACCAATTCAGATGAACTTCACATTGAGTTTGCAGATGCACGGTCGTGTGTCGGCCGACTTGTATTTGCAAGAAAAAAGTGGTATTTTTTCTTGCAGATCGGGTGATTCTGGATGAGCCAAACATTTGAAGACAAGGCGCTATATCGCATTCGAGGGACAGGTGGAGGGTGGGCATTCTCGCCCCGAGACTTCCTGGACCTCGGAGGCCGCCCGACTGTCGATTCCGGGCTTCACCGGCTGGAGAAGCGCGGAGAGATTCGCCGCGTCATTCGTGGCATCTACGACTATCCCCGCTTCAGCAAGCTCCTCGATCAGAGCTTAAGCCCCGACATCGACCAAGTTGCGAGGGCCTTAGCCCGGAAGTTTCGCTGGCGCATTCAGCCCACCGGTGCCACTGCCTTGAATTTCCTCGGGCTTTCCACGCAGGTTCCTGCCCGCGCCGTCTATCTCTCGGATGGACCCGATAGGGTCTATCAGATCGGCAATACCGCGTTGGCTTTCGAGCATACGGCATTGAAGGAGTCCGGCATTGAACTCAAGGAAAGCGGCCTGATCGTTCAGGCGCTCAAGTCGCTCGGACAGGAGCGGATCACCCCTGAGATCATCGCGAAGATCCGTGCATGGCTGCCGGAATCGTCACGTGCCAAAGTCCTGGCCGATACCAAGACTGCGACTGGTTGGGTGTATAGCGCCATCCAGCAGATCACTCAAGAGGACGTTCATGGATAAGATTGCTGCTGGACCAGCCTCGGACAGGCGGGATCTATTCCGAGAGTCGGCGAGCCGGCTCGGGATGAATCCCGCCATCGTCGAGAAGGACTTCTGGGTCTGCTGGATTCTCAAACGCCTCTTTACGGAACCGGCCTTGAAGGATCAGATGGTCTTCAAAGGCGGTACAAGTCTCTCCAAGGTCTTCGGGCTGATTGATCGCTTCTCGGAAGACATTGACTTGGTTCTCGACTGGCGTCTTCTCGGCTACGATCAAGAGGGGGCCAACGATCCGTACCAAGCCACCTCCTCCAAGACACAGCAAAGCCGTCAAAACCAGGAGATGAACGCAAGGGCAGTTGCATACATCCGGGACACGCTGATTTCTCAACTCAACCTTCTCTTCGCGCCGATCTCTGGCATAGTCGCCAGAACCGACGAGGACGATCCTCATACAGTCAACGTGTTCTACCCGGCGGCGTTCGAGGCTGGATATATCCGGCCCGCAGTCCGATTGGAGATCGGGCCGCTCGCATCCTGGGTTCCTTCCAGTTCGCACAGCATCAAGGCTTATGCCGCTCAAGCCTTTCCGGGAGCTTTCTCCAATCCTGACTTTGAGGTCATCGCTATTGATGCCGAACGGACATTCTGGGAAAAGGCAACAATCCTTCATCAGGAAGCCCATCGTCCCGGCGCGATTCCCGCGCGGTACTCGCGGCATTACTACGACCTCTACAAGCTGAGCGAAAGTCCGATCAGGAGTGCTGCGCTTTCCGACCTCGTCTTGCTGAAATCGGTCGTCGAATTCAAGGAGCGGTTCTACTACTCTTCCTGGGCACGTTATGACTTGGCCATCCCCGGCTCATTCCGGTTGAGTCCTCCCAATAGCCAACTCCCCACGCTCGAAAAGGACTACCGCGCCATGCGCGATATGTTCTACCGGGAGCCTCCAACACTTGGAGCGATTCTGGCTGGACTGGCGGCATTGGAACAGGAAATCAACACAGAGAACCAA includes the following:
- a CDS encoding mobile mystery protein A, with protein sequence MRSEFRNLRLKQLDRALEPYRAARKEPRPSKGWIRAIRQALGISSGELARRLGTSRQLPLQLEKSEAEDRITLKSLRAAANALDCDLVYALVPRTDSMQELIENRARSEAKNRVLGVEHSMALENQAVGRIDEAVETETQRLVRKRTSR
- a CDS encoding mobile mystery protein B — translated: MTLFTTGDGNTPLSPDEQADLIPDLTTKEELNEWERQNILEAAAWAFDPRNLNRQDPFSETYVRELHLRMFDQTWKWAGVYRTTEKNIGIPHYQIRDALPALLGDVRYWVEHQIFEPDELAIRFHHRLVWIHPFANGNGRHARLMADVVVQRLGRPAFTWGSADIVKAGDFRRSYIDALRDADKNNIQSLVAFARS
- a CDS encoding heparinase II/III domain-containing protein, which produces MISKHNEIGLMVIAGLALLPGIGSAQHIAIPSHVATTHPRVATLPGDSQAEIRKLGRSDDASRQIVQAAEQELAPLMAHVKTDPMWLASRLQMYWKTHATEVYNAGDSFDHTDGHAPVATVRYPGSRNPAVPYRAPKLEDVPAYEDETKGVYAVNESSPGEPFVWVEPSKAGRIVDAINSGILRKAETAARLYWITGDEAYARFAFTVFDTYMRGMYYRHEPVDLNHGHSQTIYGMSTFEVIQEGVLQTLADTYDFLHDYIKVHDLNALPIYADTFRKWIDVTMLNGVPFNNWDLIQARFAINVALVLDDDSAYADRRGAEFYINQVLNEDSTRQWSLGKLAARGFDTETGIWFESPGYSMGVVNDFIALINSLDTALGTDLLLDLPIVGKAVTATAQYTFPNGYTAGWGDSHYGLLNPSAAKEMAKNGRMHHRREQEVSFTGMAKALANLPGASPKGGGLSHDSVPLDELFNRAAFQLDPSVPASKLGDLVTPTFSAPNVSYFVQRVGTDARDGLTIAEAGSLGNHQHANGITIELFGKGLVLAPDSGIGSNYFQADHNEYYAQFPAHNTVVVDGISSYPTMMSHHSFTVNHAYPDPKEPRQALESSVTFNDVSFLEPETNADQRRVMSIVGKGVADGYYVDIFRSHRRDGRDLKNDYFFHGLGQSLDVADAHGGLLESRTTEKLTFADEELSAYDYLYDKHQFAAASVYRAVYRLKLPNQPEADLMLWMTGGPGRVLFRVKSPPATGLGDMIPKNVAKLPLETLVMRQTGEAWDRPFVNVIAPSDPNHPSTIQSVEEMATPGAPAGFVWLVVRHTDGTSEAIFSNVTGGPAVQCGQTTVQATYAMEESGSEGTRVLFLEGGSLIRAGDGASLRLEHAGSALFRRDGSSMRLSSSGDGSLTLPAKDSHEANLVVEVPGGTALHFAAQKTTEGGKAVDVYRLSRLPISSAHFQ
- a CDS encoding nucleotidyl transferase AbiEii/AbiGii toxin family protein gives rise to the protein MDKIAAGPASDRRDLFRESASRLGMNPAIVEKDFWVCWILKRLFTEPALKDQMVFKGGTSLSKVFGLIDRFSEDIDLVLDWRLLGYDQEGANDPYQATSSKTQQSRQNQEMNARAVAYIRDTLISQLNLLFAPISGIVARTDEDDPHTVNVFYPAAFEAGYIRPAVRLEIGPLASWVPSSSHSIKAYAAQAFPGAFSNPDFEVIAIDAERTFWEKATILHQEAHRPGAIPARYSRHYYDLYKLSESPIRSAALSDLVLLKSVVEFKERFYYSSWARYDLAIPGSFRLSPPNSQLPTLEKDYRAMRDMFYREPPTLGAILAGLAALEQEINTENQAG
- a CDS encoding DUF6088 family protein gives rise to the protein MSQTFEDKALYRIRGTGGGWAFSPRDFLDLGGRPTVDSGLHRLEKRGEIRRVIRGIYDYPRFSKLLDQSLSPDIDQVARALARKFRWRIQPTGATALNFLGLSTQVPARAVYLSDGPDRVYQIGNTALAFEHTALKESGIELKESGLIVQALKSLGQERITPEIIAKIRAWLPESSRAKVLADTKTATGWVYSAIQQITQEDVHG